The window TTTCACCCATCTTCATCTGCGCATTATCCGCAGACAACGGTTGCGGGCGCTGCGCACCTGAAGCTGGTACTGACTTGAGATACACCGCAATTGCCTGCAAATCCTTATCGGTCAGATGCTGAGTCGAGTTGGTCACCGCTTCAGCCATCGGACCAGACGCCACCGCGACATGGTTACTGCCCAGTTTCAGGTACTGCACAATTTGGTCGTTGCTCCAGCCACCGATGCCGGTGTAATCATTCGGCGTGATATCTGGTGCGTGCCACTCCGCCAGGTTGCTGCCCTGCAAATAATCGCTGGTATCACCGCCAATCAGGTTTTTCGCAGTATGGCATGCGGCGCAGTGTTCCGGCCCTTCCACCAGATACGCTCCGCGATTCCACTCAGCGGAATGATTCGGATCTGACTGAAAACCGGCGTTTTTAAAGAACAGCAGATTCCATCCCATCATCGCCAGACGGATGTTATACGGAAAGCCGAGGTTGGTTTCCGGCACCTGATAGTGCACCGGTTGTACCGAACGCATATACATCCACAGATCGTGCATATCCTGATCGGTCAGCTTAACGTAGGCGTTGTAGGGCATGGCCGGATAGAGATTCTCACCCTGCTTGCCTTTACCGTGGCGTACCGCGCGGAAAAAGTCCTGCTCGGTCCAGCTGCCAATCCCGGTTTCCACATCCGGTGTGATGTTGCTGGCGTAGATACCACCAAATGGCGTACTGATCGAATAACCTCCGGCCAGATGCAATTTGCTGTCCGGCATGGTGTGGCACGCGGTACAGTCGCTGGCAATCGCGACATAGCGGCCACGAACCACCGCCGCAGCATCATCAGCGCCGGGTGGCTGGCTGGTCAGCACATTCTGACTGGCGACGTCATCCGCAGACGTGTTCCCGTTTTGCCACAGCAAGGCCGCAGCCACGGCGGCGGCCACAATGACCACGCCACCTGCAATCGTTGTTTTTTTCATGTCACACCTTCACCAGCGGGCCAGGGTTTTTCCGGTACTGCTCAAGAATGGCTTTCGCCGTCCACAGACTGAGGGCACCAATGGTGCCGGTGGGGTTGTAACCTGCGTTGTTGGGAAAGGACGATGCCCCGAGCACAAACAGGTTATGTACATCCCAGCTCTGCTGATAACGGTTCAAAACGCTGGTTTTGGGATCGGTGCCCATCACCGCACCACCAATGGTGTGATCGCTGGCGAAGTTATAAGGGGAATAGCTACCCGACGCCGAGTTGGTGCCAATCACCTGTTTTGCACCCATCGCTTTACCAATTTCGACGCTTTTCTCTTCGATGAACTTCGCAGAACGACGATCGTTGTCGTTGTAGTCATAGGTGACGCGCAGCAGTGGATTGCCGTTGTCATCTTTGTATTCCGGGTCGAGATCGAGATAGTAATCTTCGTGTGAGTAGCTGGTGCCCTGACCGAAGATAAAGGTGGCGTTCTGGAACGCATGGGTATAGGCCTGTTTCCACTCTTTACCCCAGCGCGGCGTACCTGGCGGCAAGGCATCGGCGTTACCAATCGGCCGCGCGCCACGCGCAACCACCAGAATGCCAGCCCCGCCGATAAAGCCGAGGCCGGTGTGGTCGAAGTTGTCGCCGTTATAATCGTCAACCTGCTGCGACAGCGCACCGGCACCGATGTACTGGTTAAGGTTCTCATCCGCAAAAAACAGACTGGCACCGGACACGGTCTGGAAACTGTAGGCGCGTCCCACCACACCGGTTTTGCTCACCGGATCGTAAGGTTTACCAATTTGCGACAGCAGCAACAGCCGCACGTTTTGCATCTGGAATGCCGACAAAATCACGATATCCGCCGGTTGTTCCCACTCTTTCTTATTTTTATCGATATAGGTCACGCCGGTGGCCGTTTTACCATCAGCGGCTTTATTGACGCGCACCACCGCAGAATCCGTCAGCACGGTGAAGTTTTCACGTTGCATCAATGCCGGGATCACACAGGCGTTGGGGCTGGATTTGGAGAAGTTGCCACAGCCGTAGTACAGGCAGTAGCCACAATAGGTGCAGGGTCCCATACGCACGCCCAGCGGATTGACGTAAGCACGCGAAGCCTGTCCGGCGGGCACCATAAACGGATTCAGGCCCAGCTTCTTCGCACCATCACGGAATAAATCGGTCAGACGCATGCTTTCCAGCGCAGGCAACGGATATTCGCTGCTGCGATTGCCCTCGAACGGGTTGCCATCAGGAATGATTTCACCCTTCAGCTTGCCCGCTTTGCCCGACACCCCGGCAATCTTCTCGAAACGATCATAGAAAGGTTCCAGCTCGTCATAGGTGACGCCCCAGTCCTGCAAAATCAGCCCTTCGGCGATCTGTTTTTTGCCATAGCGAGTAACGGTCTGTGTATAGGGTTCAAAATCGAACGGGGTGAAGCGCCAGGCCATCCCGGCCCAGTGGGTTCCGGACCCGCCAACGTTATAGCCCAGCTCGTTGAGGTTCCACTCACGTGACGGCAGCGCTGTCTGGGTGCGATTGTTACGGAAAGTGGTGGTTTCCACCGCAGGCGGCAGTAGCATGCTGCGACGGGTATCCCAGCGCAGTTCATCGGTATCAATCGAGGGGGGAAAGTCAGTCGCGGTTTCAAACCACGGGCCACGTTCAATGGCAACGACATTCAAACCAGCACGGGTCAGTTCTTCGGCGATCAAAGAGCCACACCAACCCAGACCGACGATGACGACATCAGCTTTTGGACGGACATTATTCATGTTCAGAACTCGTTATTGCGGGAATTAAAGGGTGTTATCAATCAGGCTGGTAGGAATGATGTTGAGCTTTTGCCCTTTCTTCGCCAGCAGGTCACGGAAGTCATAGCGCGCGCCGGGGAAACCAATCATCTTCCAGCTGGCCATATCTTTATTGCCGCCGTAGATCGGATCAGACAGGAAACCTTCACGGACGTTTTGCAGTAGCAGTTCGAAGAACACCCTGGTTTCTACCTGTTCGCCGAGATCCAGTTTGTTGCTCTCCATCGCCTGTAATATCGCGTCCTGTTGCTCGCCATTCAGCGCCACAAAGGTTTTGCCGAACTGTTTTTGTGTCGCGGTATCGAGTGCCGCGATGCCGAGACGATAGCGCTGCGCGGGGGTCAGGGGTGACTGAGGGCCCTGCTCCGGGGTGCCTTTCACAAAGCGACCAAGACGATAGACCGCGACCGCGTGACCGTAATCACCGGCCAGCTGGCGATCAATAAAAATGGCGCAGCCTGCTTCTTTGCCACTGATGCTCAGGTCGTCAGCGGGAATAAAGCGCTCGGCTATGGCACCCACGGTGTCGAATTCGTGTTGCGTGAGATATTGCAGCCCCCCTGTTCTTGGTGGGGCGGGTGGCGTTTGTACTTTGCCGGGTTGCCAAGGCTGCCCGCCATTGACGACTTCAGCCTGCGCCAGCGTGGGGATCGAGGACGCCACTCCCAATGCGGTAATGGAAGTGAGAAATTCTCTGCGTTTCATATTTTCCCTGCCAATGAATTTGTCACATTGCAAACCGGGCTAAATAACAGACGTGTTTTAGCCTGGCGATAAACATGCCATAAAGAAAAACTGTATAAATTAAATACAGACGTGCCCTTTGGGCGTTTAATAATCAGAATAACAACGAGGTAAGAAGCTTTACATTCAAATCAAGGAATTAAATAAAATTTAACAACGATGCAAAGGTTAATTTCTCACCCTGCATTTTGAAAGGGTTTTCTTGATGGTTTTCCATCATGGATTTTTTTTAATTCTGGTTGCGATCGGTTGTACAGTGCGTTTTTGTTTCGCAACATTCCGGGGCTTGCAAGCGGCAATCGCCTGAGCATAATACGACGAAAAAATAAGCCCTGCTGTGATGAAGAAAGCAAACTTTGCTGCCGAATGATACGGCACGATTTTTATACTGGTGTCCTGAGGAAAAAATGAAAAAACTCACCCTGATTAAGGTGGCCGAACTGGCCGGGGTTGGGATCGCGACCGTCGACAGGGTGTTAAATGAGCGGGGCGGGGTCAAGCCCGAGACAGCACGCAAAGTATTGCGTGCCGCACGTCAGGCGGGTTTACAACGTCTGCTGCCGGAGGAATCTCAGCAGCCGAGGCAGGTTGAAGTTTTTTTAAGCAGCAACAACACCTGGTTTTTCCGTCAGTTGGCTGAAGAATTCGCCCATATCGCCGATCGACTTGGCTATCGCAAAATTAAATTATTTCGCACGCTGGTGGCTGAATCACAACCGGAAAAACTGGCAGAAAAGATAAAAATAAGTAGTGAATTACGCGACGGTATTATCGTCTTTGGTCACGATTATCCGGTTATTCATCAGGCATTACTGGATTGCCAGCTAAAATCAGTTCCGGTTATTTCACTCGCCACTGACTTACCCGAATCTTATCGTTTGTGCCACGTGGGAATAAATCAATATCAGGCCGGACGCACCGCCGGTTTATTAATGAGCCGCAGTATGCCAACGGAAGGTGACGTTATTATGGTCAGTGGGCGTTTTGATTTCCGCGCCCATATTCAACGTATTTCCGGTTTCCGCGATGCCATCAGCCAGCGCGCCCCCTGGCTGCGTCTGCGTGAAGTGCTGGCCGGTGAAGATGAGCGCCACAAAATACGTACCTTGCTGCATCAGACATTGCAGCAATCAACCAATGTGGTCGGCTTATATAATTCCGGCGATAGCAATAGCGATATCAGCGAACTGCTGCGGCAACATGGTCTGGCCGGTCGCTGCTGCTATATTACTCATGAGCTTTATGATGTGACGCACCGGTTATTACAGGAAGATGTGCTGGCCTATACCCTCGATCAGAACGCGCGCCAGCATCCCGAGCTTGCCACACAGCTACTGCTGCGCCATCTGGAACAAGGCTACCAGCCTGATTTATATCAGGATGGCAGCGTAGAACTTAGGATTGTCACCGCCGAAAATCTCCCGCAAAATCGGTAAAACGCCCCACGGCGTCGTCGCGCCGCGACGGACATTTCCCGCAGGTTGTACCCCGCGTCGCCAAACAGTTCAATACACCTGATTAATTACCAGGTGTTACTGTACATCACCCAGGAGTATGCTCCCCCTCTCCAGTAATTCTGTTTAAGGGAATAACATGCAGATAATGCGAATGAATTACGACGACCTGACTAAAGGTGGTGGTGAGGCTAAATTACACGTCTATGGGGTGGGAACCTTTCCAGTGTTTAGCGGTGAAAAACCTTACACTAACTATCCAAACTGCGCATTCATTAAAAACAGCGCTATTCCGGTCGGAAAATACTGGATAGTTGACCGTCCCCTGGGCAGCTTTGCAAACCAGGCAAGAGCTGCGATATGGGACAGCGTTTCAGGCAACAGACATGATGAGTGGTTCGGGCTATTCAGTGATTCGACAATGAGCGACAGAGTTTTCATAAATGGTGTAGCACGTGGTAGTTTTCGTCTTCACCCGGTAAGACCCGATGGCTCAGGAATCAGCCAGGGATGCATTACTTTTGTCAGACCAACTGACTTTCAGCTTGTTCGCCGCTGCATGTTAGCGAGAATGAAAACCCTCATTCGGCGGGGAAGTCTGGAACTATCGGTATATGGCAGAGTGGATGTGAGAGGGGAAAGTGATTTTGAAAACTGTAAATTTCGCTAAGAACATTGCCATTTTTGTCGTGTGTGCGGTGCTGGCGTTCATACTTTCAATGTATCAAATGCCCCTGAGCAACCTGACACAGTCAATTGTGACATGGTCGTATGATCACTTTAGTTATCTGCTTACTGATACCTATGAAAGTGAATCTGACCCTGTAACTTTCTTCACACTAATTTCGGTCCTGTTCATATACTCCATAATTATTTTCCTTATTTTTAAAATGGTTATGCGTTACTTTAAAAACAGCTAATCATTCAGATAATACGCGCCAATACAACAAAAGGAGCAGCAACGATGGCAGCACGGGAACATCATTATCAGGTGACAGTTCGCTGGACCGGCAATCGCGGTGACGGCACTGCCAGTTACACCGCTTATGATCGCAATGGTGAGTTACTGGCAAACGGCAAGCCAACCCTGCCGCTGAGTGCCGATCCTGCCTTTCGTGGCGATGCCACGCGCTGGAACCCGGAGGAGCTGCTGCTGGCGGCGGCCTCTGCCTGTCATAAGTTGTGGTATCTGCATCTGTGCGCTGATGCCGGAATTATTGTCGAGGGCTATGAGGATGCAGCGGAGGGGACAATGGTGGAAGGCACGCGCGGTCGGTTCACACAAATCACCCTAAAACCGCGCATTACCTTGCGCAACCCGGCGGATGCCGACCGTGCGCGGGAGTTGCATCATCAGGCCCATGAAGCCTGCTATGTTGCTAACTCCTTTAACTTTCCGGTGAACTGCGAACCGCAGTTCGATTAAGTTTCATGCCGCGCCAGCCAGCGCGGGTTGCCACAAGCGCACCCCGTTACGTCCGGCGCGTTTCACCTGATACAAAGCTTCATCTGCATGGCGTAACCAATAGCCGAGCGATTCCGCATTGGCGGCAGCGGCAATGCCAATGCTGACCGAGCAACTAAAATCGGCTGACGCTGGCAAACGTAACTGCGCAATCTTTTCCTTCAAACGTTCCGCCAGTGCCACCACCGATTCATCACAAGCGTGATGCACAATCACCCCAAGTTCATCGCCGCCAAAGCGGGCCGGAATATCCTGTATCCCGACATAGTTGCGCAACAACGCCGAGATTTCAGCCAGCAAAAAGTCACCGGCTTCATGGCCCCAGGTATCGTTGACCGCCTTAAAATTATCGACATCGATCAGCAATAGATAGGCGGAACTGTCACCCCGGCGTGTGCTGAGGAACTCACTCTCCAGACGCCGTTCAAACAAGCGCCGATTGGGGATTTCCAGCCCCGGATCCATCAGCGCGATGCGCTCCAGTTCGCGGTTCCGTTTGCGCAATTGCCAGGTCAGGTTGTAGGAAGCCACACTCAACGCCAGCATATATATCGTCGCCAGCGGCAAAGTCAGCCAGACTGTCTGGCGACTGAACGCCAGATGGAAGCCCGTACCATCGACCAGCCACACCACCATAAAGGTGCAAAAGAACGCCTGCAGCGCCGCCAGCAGCTGTGCGCCTCCGCCTGCGGCATAGCGGTCTGAAGCCAGCACCGCCATGATGACAAACGACGGCATCGGACTCATCCCCATCAGCGCCACCCAGATGCCACCAAAGGCGGCGTCCAGGGTCAGATTCCGTCTCTCCGTCGCGGTGGAATCTTCTGCCCGTAACGCGAGGCGATAGGCGATCCAGGGCCAGATAAAGGCGTTGATAAATAACAAACCACAGAATGCCAGGCCGCGATTCATTTCCATCAGAACCGAGAGGATCGGGAAGAAACACAGGATCGTGCCAAGTTGGCGCATCAGGAACATGCGACGGACGAAGCGTACAGAACGTCGCTTCAGGTGATTATCATCGGGTGAGTAGTAATTCATTCACGGGGAAATATCAGATCGTCAAGAAATCCAGTTTATCGGAAAAGCACGACCCCGAACGGATTTTTTCAGATTTTTTCCCTTGTACATTAGTAACAGAATAAATTTTTAACACTCTGGAGGGAAAACAAGCACCGCAAGCCATTGATCTGGCTTACGGCGCGTTGTTCTTTAGCGGGCAACACCTTGCAAACGGAACTGCGCTACCAGACGTTCCAGCATAACCGCTTGTTCTTCCAGCGAGTTAGCGGAGACCGATGAGGCGCTTACCAGAGACGCATTCTGCTGCGTGGTGGTATCCAGTTCACCCACCGCGCGGGCAATCTGTTCAATGCCACGGCTTTGTTCGTCCGATGCTGCCGAGATCTCTTCCATGATCTCATTCACACGCGCAATGCTGCTGAGGATGTGATCCATGGTTTCACCCGCCCGCGCGACCTGCTGATGACCGTTGCTGATGCGGCTGACTGATTCACTGATCAACTGCTCGATGTCTTTAGCCGCCTGCGAGCTACGCTGCGATAAGTTACGCACTTCACTCGCTACCACGGCAAAACCACGCCCCTGCTCACCGGCTCGCGCGGCTTCGACAGCGGCGTTCAGCGCCAGGATGTTAGTCTGGA is drawn from Pantoea cypripedii and contains these coding sequences:
- a CDS encoding LacI family DNA-binding transcriptional regulator — protein: MKKLTLIKVAELAGVGIATVDRVLNERGGVKPETARKVLRAARQAGLQRLLPEESQQPRQVEVFLSSNNTWFFRQLAEEFAHIADRLGYRKIKLFRTLVAESQPEKLAEKIKISSELRDGIIVFGHDYPVIHQALLDCQLKSVPVISLATDLPESYRLCHVGINQYQAGRTAGLLMSRSMPTEGDVIMVSGRFDFRAHIQRISGFRDAISQRAPWLRLREVLAGEDERHKIRTLLHQTLQQSTNVVGLYNSGDSNSDISELLRQHGLAGRCCYITHELYDVTHRLLQEDVLAYTLDQNARQHPELATQLLLRHLEQGYQPDLYQDGSVELRIVTAENLPQNR
- a CDS encoding diguanylate cyclase, with the translated sequence MNYYSPDDNHLKRRSVRFVRRMFLMRQLGTILCFFPILSVLMEMNRGLAFCGLLFINAFIWPWIAYRLALRAEDSTATERRNLTLDAAFGGIWVALMGMSPMPSFVIMAVLASDRYAAGGGAQLLAALQAFFCTFMVVWLVDGTGFHLAFSRQTVWLTLPLATIYMLALSVASYNLTWQLRKRNRELERIALMDPGLEIPNRRLFERRLESEFLSTRRGDSSAYLLLIDVDNFKAVNDTWGHEAGDFLLAEISALLRNYVGIQDIPARFGGDELGVIVHHACDESVVALAERLKEKIAQLRLPASADFSCSVSIGIAAAANAESLGYWLRHADEALYQVKRAGRNGVRLWQPALAGAA
- a CDS encoding c-type cytochrome; this encodes MKKTTIAGGVVIVAAAVAAALLWQNGNTSADDVASQNVLTSQPPGADDAAAVVRGRYVAIASDCTACHTMPDSKLHLAGGYSISTPFGGIYASNITPDVETGIGSWTEQDFFRAVRHGKGKQGENLYPAMPYNAYVKLTDQDMHDLWMYMRSVQPVHYQVPETNLGFPYNIRLAMMGWNLLFFKNAGFQSDPNHSAEWNRGAYLVEGPEHCAACHTAKNLIGGDTSDYLQGSNLAEWHAPDITPNDYTGIGGWSNDQIVQYLKLGSNHVAVASGPMAEAVTNSTQHLTDKDLQAIAVYLKSVPASGAQRPQPLSADNAQMKMGENVYAANCSACHNSDGKGIPQLAASLAGNPGLMAEDASSIITTVLQGGRGAVTAGNPTSGAMPSFAWKLSDAQVAAVATYLRNSWGNAAPAVTTDDVAKQRTSLKLPAQMAEH
- a CDS encoding OsmC family protein, whose translation is MAAREHHYQVTVRWTGNRGDGTASYTAYDRNGELLANGKPTLPLSADPAFRGDATRWNPEELLLAAASACHKLWYLHLCADAGIIVEGYEDAAEGTMVEGTRGRFTQITLKPRITLRNPADADRARELHHQAHEACYVANSFNFPVNCEPQFD
- a CDS encoding DUF2778 domain-containing protein; amino-acid sequence: MQIMRMNYDDLTKGGGEAKLHVYGVGTFPVFSGEKPYTNYPNCAFIKNSAIPVGKYWIVDRPLGSFANQARAAIWDSVSGNRHDEWFGLFSDSTMSDRVFINGVARGSFRLHPVRPDGSGISQGCITFVRPTDFQLVRRCMLARMKTLIRRGSLELSVYGRVDVRGESDFENCKFR
- a CDS encoding gluconate 2-dehydrogenase subunit 3 family protein, yielding MKRREFLTSITALGVASSIPTLAQAEVVNGGQPWQPGKVQTPPAPPRTGGLQYLTQHEFDTVGAIAERFIPADDLSISGKEAGCAIFIDRQLAGDYGHAVAVYRLGRFVKGTPEQGPQSPLTPAQRYRLGIAALDTATQKQFGKTFVALNGEQQDAILQAMESNKLDLGEQVETRVFFELLLQNVREGFLSDPIYGGNKDMASWKMIGFPGARYDFRDLLAKKGQKLNIIPTSLIDNTL
- a CDS encoding GMC family oxidoreductase, with the translated sequence MNNVRPKADVVIVGLGWCGSLIAEELTRAGLNVVAIERGPWFETATDFPPSIDTDELRWDTRRSMLLPPAVETTTFRNNRTQTALPSREWNLNELGYNVGGSGTHWAGMAWRFTPFDFEPYTQTVTRYGKKQIAEGLILQDWGVTYDELEPFYDRFEKIAGVSGKAGKLKGEIIPDGNPFEGNRSSEYPLPALESMRLTDLFRDGAKKLGLNPFMVPAGQASRAYVNPLGVRMGPCTYCGYCLYYGCGNFSKSSPNACVIPALMQRENFTVLTDSAVVRVNKAADGKTATGVTYIDKNKKEWEQPADIVILSAFQMQNVRLLLLSQIGKPYDPVSKTGVVGRAYSFQTVSGASLFFADENLNQYIGAGALSQQVDDYNGDNFDHTGLGFIGGAGILVVARGARPIGNADALPPGTPRWGKEWKQAYTHAFQNATFIFGQGTSYSHEDYYLDLDPEYKDDNGNPLLRVTYDYNDNDRRSAKFIEEKSVEIGKAMGAKQVIGTNSASGSYSPYNFASDHTIGGAVMGTDPKTSVLNRYQQSWDVHNLFVLGASSFPNNAGYNPTGTIGALSLWTAKAILEQYRKNPGPLVKV